A stretch of the Cheilinus undulatus linkage group 11, ASM1832078v1, whole genome shotgun sequence genome encodes the following:
- the LOC121517358 gene encoding macrophage mannose receptor 1-like produces MEKVLLSIISAAGLCAVLCHAERRYHFVYEEKNMAEARSYCREKYTDLATIDHMNDVKILNDMADLSRMNYSEFSYRAWIGLYDDVNSWRWSLTNTSFYKPGETEFRNWNPGQPNNQHSNEHWSNVTFVLAPTAMSWSDAVSYCREHHTDLASVRNMEENQKIEEQISGQRVWIGLSRESWKWMDGSRSTFRYWKDGEPNNQYKNEMCVAADFGNSGKWEDWQCHYKRAFICYSVPVSKQVIKVRLVKQSSSLDLNDPAVLEDMLKELRQNLRDQGVTQDVRLSWRKQADGKVFHKEKNKEKKKRNKIRMARKTEF; encoded by the exons GACTGTGTGCCGTTCTCTGTCATGCTGAGCGTCGGTATCATTTTGTTTATGAGGAGAAGAACATGGCCGAGGCTCGGAGCTACTGCAGAGAGAAATACACAGACCTGGCCACCATAGACCACATGAACGACGTGAAGATCCTGAATGACATGGCAGATTTGAGCAGAATGAACTACTCAGAGTTCAGCTAT cgagcctggatcGGTCTGTACGACGACGTGAACAGTTGGAGGTGGTCACTGACAAACACAAGTTTCTACAAACCTGGAGAGACCGAGTTTAGAAACTGGAACCCTGGACAACCTAATAACCAGCACAGCAATGAACACT GGTCCAATGTGACATTTGTCCTCGCCCCCACCGCCATGTCATGGTCTGATGCTGTGAGCTACTGCAGAGAACACCACACTGACCTGGCCAGTGTGAGGAACATGGAGGAGAACCAGAAGATAGAAGAGCAGATATCAGGACAACGTGTCTGGATTGGCCTCTCCAGGGAGTCCTGgaagtggatggatggaagtaGATCCACATTTAGGTACTGGAAAGATGGTGAACCAAACAACCAGTATAAGAATGAGATGTGCGTGGCAGCTGACTTTGGAAACTCTGGCAAATGGGAGGACTGGCAATGCCACTACAAGAGAGCATTCATCTGCTACAGCG tccCTGTCTCCAAACAAGTGATCAAGGTGAGGCTGGTGAAGCAGAGCTCCTCTCTGGATCTGAACGACCCTGCCGTGCTGGAGGACATGCTGAAGGAG CTCAGACAGAATCTGAGGGATCAAGGGGTGACACAGGACGTCAGACTGAGCTGGAGGAAGCAGGCGGACGGAAAGGTGTTTCACAAAGAGAAGaacaaggagaagaagaagaggaacaaAATAAGAATGGCCAGAAAAACTGAGTTCTAG